A window of the Serratia sarumanii genome harbors these coding sequences:
- a CDS encoding MFS transporter, translating to MNQQNVHPGLSPALTVLIAIATGLAVASNYYAQPLLETIATGFNLSVNQAGFIVTAAQLGYATGLLLLVPLGDMFERRGLIVFMTLLAAGGMLITATSATLPMMILGTALTGLFSVVAQILVPLAATLAHPEKRGKTVGIIMSGLLLGILLARTVAGALASFGGWRTIYWVASVLMILMALILWRALPRYKQHSGLNYPQLLASIFSLFCRTPLLRTRAILGALSFANFSVLWTSMAFLLAAPPFNYSEGVIGLFGLVGAAGALAASRAGHLADKGKAGLTTTVGLVLLLLSWIPIALAKQSLWALIAGILILDLAVQAVHVTNQSVMYRIMPDARNRLTAGYMTSYFIGGALGSLLSASAYQHAGWYGVAAAGGVLCLLNLLTWWLGKHHDPQGPATI from the coding sequence ATGAACCAACAAAACGTCCACCCGGGCCTCAGCCCGGCGCTGACCGTGCTGATCGCCATCGCTACCGGCCTGGCGGTCGCCAGCAACTATTACGCGCAGCCGCTGCTGGAAACCATCGCCACCGGCTTCAATCTGTCGGTCAACCAGGCCGGCTTTATCGTTACCGCCGCGCAGCTCGGTTACGCCACCGGCCTGCTGCTGCTGGTGCCGCTCGGCGATATGTTCGAGCGCCGCGGGCTGATCGTTTTCATGACGCTGCTGGCCGCCGGGGGCATGCTGATCACCGCCACCTCCGCCACGCTGCCGATGATGATCCTCGGCACCGCGCTCACCGGGCTGTTCTCGGTGGTGGCGCAGATCCTGGTGCCGCTGGCCGCCACGCTGGCTCACCCGGAAAAGCGCGGCAAGACCGTCGGCATCATCATGAGCGGCCTGCTGCTTGGCATCCTGCTGGCGCGCACCGTCGCGGGCGCACTGGCGTCGTTCGGCGGCTGGCGCACCATCTACTGGGTCGCCAGCGTGCTGATGATCCTGATGGCGCTGATCCTGTGGCGCGCGCTGCCGCGCTATAAGCAGCACTCCGGGCTGAACTACCCGCAGCTGCTGGCCTCGATCTTCAGCCTGTTCTGCCGCACGCCGCTGCTGCGCACCCGCGCCATCCTCGGCGCCCTGTCGTTCGCCAACTTCAGCGTGCTCTGGACCTCCATGGCCTTTCTGCTCGCCGCGCCGCCGTTCAACTACTCCGAGGGGGTGATCGGGCTGTTCGGCCTGGTGGGCGCCGCCGGGGCGCTGGCCGCTTCGCGCGCCGGGCATCTGGCGGACAAGGGCAAGGCCGGGCTGACCACCACCGTCGGCCTGGTGCTGCTGCTGCTGTCATGGATACCCATCGCGTTGGCTAAACAATCGCTGTGGGCGCTGATCGCCGGCATCCTGATCCTCGATCTGGCGGTGCAGGCAGTACACGTCACCAACCAGAGCGTGATGTACCGCATCATGCCGGACGCGCGCAACCGCCTGACCGCCGGCTACATGACCAGCTACTTTATCGGCGGCGCCCTCGGTTCACTGCTCTCCGCCTCGG
- the proX gene encoding glycine betaine/L-proline ABC transporter substrate-binding protein ProX, which yields MRTTGIWALALTTLIGSQSVSAADLPGKGIAVQPVQSTISEETFQTLLVSKALEKLGYDVKEPREVDYNVAYTSIASGDATFIAVNWDPLHADQYKAAGGDAKFYREGVYVNGAAQGYLIDKKTAEQYHITNVEQLKDPKIAKLFDTNGDGKADLTGCTPGWGCEAVINHHIKAYGLSNTVEHNQGNYAAMIADTITRYKEGKPVLYYTWTPYWVSDVMVPGRDVVWLQVPFSSLPGEQKNVDTKLPNGANYGFPVNTMRIAANKQWAEANPAAAKLFAIMKLPIADINAQNLRMHEGQASEADIQNHVNGWIKAHQATFDGWVKTAAEAAKP from the coding sequence ATGCGCACTACGGGCATCTGGGCTCTCGCCCTGACGACGCTGATTGGCTCACAGAGCGTGAGCGCGGCAGATTTACCCGGCAAGGGGATCGCGGTACAGCCGGTGCAAAGCACCATTTCCGAAGAGACCTTCCAGACGCTGCTGGTCAGCAAGGCGCTGGAAAAACTGGGTTACGACGTGAAAGAACCGCGTGAAGTGGATTACAACGTCGCCTACACCTCGATCGCCTCCGGCGACGCGACCTTTATCGCGGTCAACTGGGATCCGCTGCACGCCGATCAGTACAAGGCCGCAGGCGGCGACGCCAAGTTCTACCGCGAAGGCGTCTACGTCAACGGCGCCGCGCAGGGCTACCTGATCGACAAGAAGACCGCCGAGCAATACCACATCACCAACGTCGAGCAGCTCAAGGATCCCAAGATCGCCAAGCTGTTCGACACCAACGGCGACGGCAAGGCCGATCTGACCGGCTGCACCCCGGGCTGGGGCTGCGAAGCGGTGATCAACCACCACATCAAGGCCTACGGCCTGAGCAACACCGTCGAGCACAACCAGGGCAACTACGCGGCGATGATCGCCGACACCATCACCCGCTACAAAGAGGGCAAACCGGTGCTGTATTACACCTGGACGCCGTACTGGGTCAGCGATGTGATGGTGCCGGGCCGCGACGTGGTCTGGCTGCAGGTGCCGTTCTCCTCCCTGCCGGGCGAGCAGAAGAACGTCGACACCAAGCTGCCTAACGGCGCCAACTACGGCTTCCCGGTCAACACCATGCGCATCGCCGCCAACAAGCAGTGGGCCGAAGCCAATCCGGCGGCCGCCAAGCTGTTCGCCATCATGAAGCTGCCGATCGCCGACATCAACGCGCAAAACCTGCGTATGCATGAAGGCCAGGCTTCGGAAGCCGACATCCAGAACCACGTCAACGGCTGGATCAAGGCGCATCAGGCGACCTTCGACGGCTGGGTGAAAACCGCCGCCGAGGCGGCGAAGCCGTAA
- a CDS encoding LysR family transcriptional regulator yields MNLKQIRYALAVAEEQSFTRAAQRCHTVQSALSHQIAKLEEELGCTLFERTSRRVRLTPAGQAFIPSAQRLLAAQQALVEEVTAAGDAVSGTLTIGTISTINAIDLTEKLDKFHRHYPAVNIRLYVGMSEALLEDVRQQKCDMAFVGIWPGDVDLLPMSHRQLTDEPLVALVAPQHPLANRERVNLQALAEVPLVDFYSGTGARRQTDRAFQAAGIRRHVSFEIDHIEWLENLVRRGLAAGIVPISTAQRLSTLVSIPIEDGPRRQVYCIWPQPLSNAAARFLQFSGIDMAG; encoded by the coding sequence ATGAACCTGAAACAGATCCGCTATGCGCTGGCGGTGGCGGAGGAACAGAGCTTCACCCGGGCGGCGCAGCGCTGCCATACGGTGCAGTCGGCGCTCAGCCACCAGATCGCTAAACTGGAAGAAGAACTGGGCTGTACGCTGTTTGAGCGCACCTCGCGTCGGGTGCGATTGACCCCCGCCGGCCAGGCTTTCATTCCCTCGGCGCAGCGGCTGCTGGCGGCGCAGCAGGCGCTGGTGGAAGAGGTGACCGCCGCCGGGGATGCGGTGTCCGGCACCTTGACCATCGGCACCATTTCAACCATAAACGCGATTGATCTGACCGAAAAGCTCGACAAGTTTCATCGCCACTATCCGGCGGTGAACATCCGCCTGTACGTCGGCATGAGCGAAGCCCTGCTGGAGGACGTGCGTCAGCAGAAGTGCGATATGGCGTTCGTCGGCATCTGGCCCGGCGATGTCGATTTGCTGCCGATGTCGCACCGGCAGTTGACCGATGAGCCGCTGGTGGCGTTGGTGGCGCCGCAGCATCCGCTGGCCAACCGTGAGCGGGTGAATCTGCAGGCGCTGGCGGAAGTGCCGCTGGTGGATTTCTACAGCGGCACCGGCGCGCGGCGCCAAACCGATCGCGCCTTCCAGGCGGCGGGCATCCGCCGGCACGTCAGTTTTGAAATCGATCATATCGAATGGTTGGAGAATCTGGTGCGGCGCGGATTGGCGGCGGGCATCGTACCGATCTCGACCGCGCAACGCCTAAGCACGCTGGTGTCGATTCCGATTGAAGACGGGCCGCGACGCCAGGTGTATTGCATCTGGCCGCAGCCCTTGTCAAACGCCGCCGCACGTTTTTTACAGTTCAGCGGCATTGATATGGCGGGGTAG